A genomic region of Larus michahellis chromosome 21, bLarMic1.1, whole genome shotgun sequence contains the following coding sequences:
- the NFASC gene encoding neurofascin isoform X13 — translation MVMQRHHLTRAGIALALCLHHLVSAIEVPLDSNIQSELPQPPTITKQSVKDYIVDPRDNIFIECEAKGNPVPTFSWTRNGKFFNVAKDPKVSMRRRSGTLVIDFHSGGRPEDYEGEYQCFARNDYGTALSSKIHLQVSKSPLWPKEKVDVIEVDEGAPLSLQCNPPPGLPSPVIFWMSSSMEPIHQDKRVSQGQNGDLYFSNVMLQDAQTDYSCNARFHFTHTIQQKNPYTLKVKTKKPHNETSLRNHTDMYSARGITETTPSFMYPYGTSSSQMVLRGVDLLLECIASGVPAPDIMWYKKGGELPAGKTKLENFNKALRISNVSEEDSGEYFCLASNKMGSIRHTISVRVKAAPYWLDEPQNLILAPGEDGRLVCRANGNPKPAIQWLVNGEPIEASPPNPSREVAGDTIVFRDTQIGSSAVYQCNASNEHGYLLANAFVSVLDVPPRILAPRNQLIRVIQNNRTRLDCPFFGSPIPTLRWFKNGQGNTLDGGNYKAHENGSLEMNMARKEDQGIYTCVATNILGKAEAQVRLEVKDPTRIVRGPEDQVVKRGSMPRLHCRIKHDPTLKLTVTWLKDDAPLYMGNRMKKEDDGLTIYGVAEKDQGDYTCVASTELDKDSAKAYLTVLAVPANRLRDLPKERPDRPRDLELTDLAERSVRLTWIPGDDNNSPITDYIVQFEEDRFQPGMWHNHSRYPGSVNSAVLSLSPYVNYQFRVIAVNDVGSSLPSVPSERYQTNGARPEINPTGVQGAGTQKNNMEITWTPLNATQAYGPNLRYIVRWRRRDPRGSWYNETVKAPRHVVWNTPIYVPYEIKVQAENDFGRAPEPDTVIGYSGEDYPKAAPTDVRIRVLNSTAIALTWTRVHLDTIQGQLKEYRAYFWRDSSLLKNLWVSKKRQYVSFPGDRNRGIVSRLFPYSNYKLEMVVTNGRGDGPRSEVKEFPTPEGVPSSPRYLRIRQPNLESINLEWDHPEHPNGVLTGYNLRYQAFNGTKTGRTLVENFSPNQTRFTLQRTDPISRYRFFLRARTQVGEGEAIVEESPALLNEAYTKNHVDIATQGWFIGLMCAIALLVLILLIVCFIKRSRGGKYPVRDNKDEHLNPEDKNVEDGSFDYRYAPVGMSTPATTSPPSAPLPAITDLTALPLHITAAPRCHAASSITPPTFLLLPPALGKSSTEGNAPWKSNRAARMLPRSPPFPVSAWKDQSRRRAGALASATQDTAAGQPR, via the exons TAATATCTTCATTGAATGTGAAGCCAAAGGGAACCCCGTTCCCAC TTTTTCCTGGACACGGAACGGGAAGTTCTTCAACGTGGCGAAGGACCCCAAGGTGTCCATGCGGCGGCGGTCGGGGACGCTGGTCATCGACTTCCACAGCGGGGGGCGGCCGGAGGACTACGAGGGCGAGTACCAGTGTTTCGCCCGGAACGACTACGGCACTGCTCTCTCCAGCAAAATCCACCTCCAGGTCTCTA AGTCTCCCCTGTGGCCCAAGGAGAAGGTGGATGTGATAGAGGTGGATGAAGGTGCTCCGCTCAGCCTGCAGTGCAACCCGCCGCCGGGCCTACCTTCTCCCGTCATCTTCTGGATGAGCAGCT CCATGGAGCCCATCCACCAGGACAAGCGCGTCTCCCAGGGCCAGAACGGCGACCTGTACTTCTCCAACGTCATGCTGCAGGATGCCCAGACCGACTACAGCTGCAACGCACGCTTCCACTTCACCCACACCATTCAGCAGAAAAACCCCTACACCCTCAAGGTGAAAACCA AGAAACCCCATAACGAAACGTCTTTACGAAATCACACTGACATGTACAGTG ccCGAGGGATTACGGAAACAACTCCCAGCTTCATGTATCCCTACGGGACCTCGAGCAGTCAGATGGTGCTGAGAGGGGTGGACCTCCTGCTGGAGTGCATTGCTTCAGGAGT ACCAGCACCAGACATCATGTGGTACAAGAAAGGAGGCGAGCTCCCAGCAGGCAAAACCAAGCTGGAAAACTTTAACAAGGCTCTTCGTATCTCCAACGTCTCTGAGGAAGACTCCGGGGAGTATTTCTGCTTGGCGTCAAACAAGATGGGCAGCATCCGCCACACGATCTCGGTGAGAGTGAAGG CTGCTCCATACTGGCTGGACGAACCACAAAACCTCATCCTGGCCCCCGGCGAGGACGGCCGGCTGGTGTGTCGAGCCAACGGGAACCCCAAGCCTGCGATCCAGTGGCTGGTGAACGGCGAGCCTATAGAAG CTTCTCCCCCCAACCCGAGCCGAGAGGTGGCTGGAGACACCATTGTATTTCGAGACACCCAGATCGGCAGCAGTGCTGTGTACCAATGCAATGCATCCAACGAGCACGGCTACCTTCTCGCCAACGCCTTTGTCAGCGTCCTGG ATGTGCCTCCACGGATACTGGCCCCCCGCAACCAGCTCATCAGGGTGATTCAAAACAACAGGACCCGACTCGACTGCCCCTTCTTTGGCTCGCCGATCCCCACCTTGAGATG GTTTAAGAACGGCCAGGGGAACACACTGGATGGAGGAAACTACAAGGCACATGAGAACGGGAGCTTGGAGATGAACATGGCTCGGAAGGAGGACCAGGGCATCTACACTTGTGTGGCTACCAACATCCTGGGGAAGGCGGAGGCCCAGGTTCGCCTGGAGGTCAAAG ACCCAACAAGGATCGTGAGGGGACCAGAAGATCAGGTGGTGAAGAGGGGCTCCATGCCTCGCCTCCACTGCCGCATAAAGCACGACCCGACGCTGAAACTCACCGTCACCTGGCTGAAAGACGATGCACCCCTGTACATGGGAAACAG GATGAAGAAGGAAGATGATGGTCTGACAATATATGGCGTGGCTGAGAAGGACCAAGGGGACTACACCTGCGTGGCTAGCACGGAGCTGGACAAGGACTCGGCTAAAGCGTACCTCACCGTACTAG CTGTCCCTGCTAACCGTTTGAGAGACTTACCTAAAG AACGACCCGACCGGCCCCGTGACTTGGAGCTGACAGACCTGGCCGAGAGGAGCGTGCGGCTGACGTGGATCCCCGGCGATGACAATAACAGCCCCATCACAG ACTACATCGTCCAGTTTGAGGAGGACCGGTTCCAACCTGGCATGTGGCACAACCACTCCAGGTACCCCGGGAGCGTCAACTCAGCCGTCCTGAGCCTCTCTCCTTACGTCAACTACCAGTTTCGGGTGATTGCGGTGAACGACGTGGGCAGCAGCCTGCCCAGTGTGCCCTCCGAACGCTACCAGACCAACGGGGCAC GTCCTGAAATTAATCCAACAGGAGTTCAAGGTGCAGGGACCCAAAAAAACAACATGGAGATCACCTGGACG CCTCTGAATGCAACTCAAGCTTATGGGCCCAACCTCAGGTACATTGTGAGATGGAGGCGGAGGGACCCCCGAGGGAGCTGGTACAACGAGACAGTGAAGGCACCGAGGCACGTCGTCTGGAACACACCCATCTACGTTCCCTACGAGATCAAAGTGCAGGCAGAGAATGACTTTGGTAGAGCACCGGAGCCTGACACTGTCATCGGCTATTCGGGGGAAGATT ATCCCAAGGCTGCGCCTACGGATGTTAGGATAAGAGTTTTAAACAGCACTGCCATTGCTCTGACCTGGACCCGAGTGCACCTGGACACCATCCAGGGACAGCTCAAGGAGTACAGA GCCTATTTCTGGAGAGACAGTAGTTTGCTGAAGAACCTGTGGGTCTCCAAAAAACGGCAGTATGTGAGTTTTCCTGGAGACCGAAACCGGGGCATAGTGTCCCGGCTGTTTCCTTACAGCAACTACAAGCTTGAGATGGTTGTAACCAACGGGCGAGGAGACGGGCCGCGCAGTGAAGTTAAGGAGTTCCCCACACCCGAAGGAG tgcccagctcccccaggtATTTAAGAATCCGACAGCCAAATCTGGAAAGCATCAATCTGGAGTGGGATCACCCAGAGCATCCCAACGGAGTCCTCACAGGATACAACCTTAGATATCAAGCCT tTAATGGAACCAAAACGGGCCGAACCCTGGTAGAGAACTTCTCTCCCAACCAGACAAGGTTCACCCTGCAGCGGACAGACCCCATCTCGCGCTATCGCTTCTTCCTGCGTGCACGGACCCaggtgggagaaggagaagccATAGTGGAGGAGTCGCCAGCTTTGCTGAACGAAG CTTATACCAAGAATCACGTGGACATCGCGACGCAGGGCTGGTTCATCGGGCTGATGTGTGCCATAGCTCTCCTGGTTCTCATCCTCCTGATAGTCTGCTTCATTAAGAGGAGCCGAGGCGGGAAATATCCAG TACGAGACAATAAAGACGAGCATCTCAATCCCGAAGACAAGAACGTAGAAGACGGCTCGTTCGACTACAGGTACGCTCCCGTTGGCATGTCCACCCCCGCCACCACGTCCCCCCCATCCGCCCCGCTCCCAGCCATCACGGACCTCACCGCGCTTCCCCTCCACATAACCGCAGCACCGCGGTGCCACGCAGCCTCCTCGATTAcccctcccaccttcctcctcctgcctcctgccctcggCAAGTCCTCTACCGAAGGAAACGCTCCCTGGAAGAGTAACAGGGCTGCGAGGATGCTGCCAAggtctcctcctttccctgtctCGGCCTGGAAGGATCAGTCCAGGCGGAGAGCCGGGGCTCTGGCATCAGCTACCCAGGACACAGCTGCAGGCCAACCCCGATGA
- the NFASC gene encoding neurofascin isoform X8, with protein MVMQRHHLTRAGIALALCLHHLVSAIEVPLDSNIQSELPQPPTITKQSVKDYIVDPRDNIFIECEAKGNPVPTFSWTRNGKFFNVAKDPKVSMRRRSGTLVIDFHSGGRPEDYEGEYQCFARNDYGTALSSKIHLQVSKSPLWPKEKVDVIEVDEGAPLSLQCNPPPGLPSPVIFWMSSSMEPIHQDKRVSQGQNGDLYFSNVMLQDAQTDYSCNARFHFTHTIQQKNPYTLKVKTKKPHNETSLRNHTDMYSARGITETTPSFMYPYGTSSSQMVLRGVDLLLECIASGVPAPDIMWYKKGGELPAGKTKLENFNKALRISNVSEEDSGEYFCLASNKMGSIRHTISVRVKAAPYWLDEPQNLILAPGEDGRLVCRANGNPKPAIQWLVNGEPIEASPPNPSREVAGDTIVFRDTQIGSSAVYQCNASNEHGYLLANAFVSVLDVPPRILAPRNQLIRVIQNNRTRLDCPFFGSPIPTLRWFKNGQGNTLDGGNYKAHENGSLEMNMARKEDQGIYTCVATNILGKAEAQVRLEVKDPTRIVRGPEDQVVKRGSMPRLHCRIKHDPTLKLTVTWLKDDAPLYMGNRMKKEDDGLTIYGVAEKDQGDYTCVASTELDKDSAKAYLTVLAVPANRLRDLPKERPDRPRDLELTDLAERSVRLTWIPGDDNNSPITDYIVQFEEDRFQPGMWHNHSRYPGSVNSAVLSLSPYVNYQFRVIAVNDVGSSLPSVPSERYQTNGARPEINPTGVQGAGTQKNNMEITWTPLNATQAYGPNLRYIVRWRRRDPRGSWYNETVKAPRHVVWNTPIYVPYEIKVQAENDFGRAPEPDTVIGYSGEDYPKAAPTDVRIRVLNSTAIALTWTRVHLDTIQGQLKEYRAYFWRDSSLLKNLWVSKKRQYVSFPGDRNRGIVSRLFPYSNYKLEMVVTNGRGDGPRSEVKEFPTPEGVPSSPRYLRIRQPNLESINLEWDHPEHPNGVLTGYNLRYQAFNGTKTGRTLVENFSPNQTRFTLQRTDPISRYRFFLRARTQVGEGEAIVEESPALLNEATPTPAATGLPPTTIGLTSTTTTTPTTTTTDTTTTTTDTTTTDTTTTTTTTAATTLPATTVASATAATERAPAATTKQELAYTKNHVDIATQGWFIGLMCAIALLVLILLIVCFIKRSRGGKYPVRDNKDEHLNPEDKNVEDGSFDYRYAPVGMSTPATTSPPSAPLPAITDLTALPLHITAAPRCHAASSITPPTFLLLPPALGKSSTEGNAPWKSNRAARMLPRSPPFPVSAWKDQSRRRAGALASATQDTAAGQPR; from the exons TAATATCTTCATTGAATGTGAAGCCAAAGGGAACCCCGTTCCCAC TTTTTCCTGGACACGGAACGGGAAGTTCTTCAACGTGGCGAAGGACCCCAAGGTGTCCATGCGGCGGCGGTCGGGGACGCTGGTCATCGACTTCCACAGCGGGGGGCGGCCGGAGGACTACGAGGGCGAGTACCAGTGTTTCGCCCGGAACGACTACGGCACTGCTCTCTCCAGCAAAATCCACCTCCAGGTCTCTA AGTCTCCCCTGTGGCCCAAGGAGAAGGTGGATGTGATAGAGGTGGATGAAGGTGCTCCGCTCAGCCTGCAGTGCAACCCGCCGCCGGGCCTACCTTCTCCCGTCATCTTCTGGATGAGCAGCT CCATGGAGCCCATCCACCAGGACAAGCGCGTCTCCCAGGGCCAGAACGGCGACCTGTACTTCTCCAACGTCATGCTGCAGGATGCCCAGACCGACTACAGCTGCAACGCACGCTTCCACTTCACCCACACCATTCAGCAGAAAAACCCCTACACCCTCAAGGTGAAAACCA AGAAACCCCATAACGAAACGTCTTTACGAAATCACACTGACATGTACAGTG ccCGAGGGATTACGGAAACAACTCCCAGCTTCATGTATCCCTACGGGACCTCGAGCAGTCAGATGGTGCTGAGAGGGGTGGACCTCCTGCTGGAGTGCATTGCTTCAGGAGT ACCAGCACCAGACATCATGTGGTACAAGAAAGGAGGCGAGCTCCCAGCAGGCAAAACCAAGCTGGAAAACTTTAACAAGGCTCTTCGTATCTCCAACGTCTCTGAGGAAGACTCCGGGGAGTATTTCTGCTTGGCGTCAAACAAGATGGGCAGCATCCGCCACACGATCTCGGTGAGAGTGAAGG CTGCTCCATACTGGCTGGACGAACCACAAAACCTCATCCTGGCCCCCGGCGAGGACGGCCGGCTGGTGTGTCGAGCCAACGGGAACCCCAAGCCTGCGATCCAGTGGCTGGTGAACGGCGAGCCTATAGAAG CTTCTCCCCCCAACCCGAGCCGAGAGGTGGCTGGAGACACCATTGTATTTCGAGACACCCAGATCGGCAGCAGTGCTGTGTACCAATGCAATGCATCCAACGAGCACGGCTACCTTCTCGCCAACGCCTTTGTCAGCGTCCTGG ATGTGCCTCCACGGATACTGGCCCCCCGCAACCAGCTCATCAGGGTGATTCAAAACAACAGGACCCGACTCGACTGCCCCTTCTTTGGCTCGCCGATCCCCACCTTGAGATG GTTTAAGAACGGCCAGGGGAACACACTGGATGGAGGAAACTACAAGGCACATGAGAACGGGAGCTTGGAGATGAACATGGCTCGGAAGGAGGACCAGGGCATCTACACTTGTGTGGCTACCAACATCCTGGGGAAGGCGGAGGCCCAGGTTCGCCTGGAGGTCAAAG ACCCAACAAGGATCGTGAGGGGACCAGAAGATCAGGTGGTGAAGAGGGGCTCCATGCCTCGCCTCCACTGCCGCATAAAGCACGACCCGACGCTGAAACTCACCGTCACCTGGCTGAAAGACGATGCACCCCTGTACATGGGAAACAG GATGAAGAAGGAAGATGATGGTCTGACAATATATGGCGTGGCTGAGAAGGACCAAGGGGACTACACCTGCGTGGCTAGCACGGAGCTGGACAAGGACTCGGCTAAAGCGTACCTCACCGTACTAG CTGTCCCTGCTAACCGTTTGAGAGACTTACCTAAAG AACGACCCGACCGGCCCCGTGACTTGGAGCTGACAGACCTGGCCGAGAGGAGCGTGCGGCTGACGTGGATCCCCGGCGATGACAATAACAGCCCCATCACAG ACTACATCGTCCAGTTTGAGGAGGACCGGTTCCAACCTGGCATGTGGCACAACCACTCCAGGTACCCCGGGAGCGTCAACTCAGCCGTCCTGAGCCTCTCTCCTTACGTCAACTACCAGTTTCGGGTGATTGCGGTGAACGACGTGGGCAGCAGCCTGCCCAGTGTGCCCTCCGAACGCTACCAGACCAACGGGGCAC GTCCTGAAATTAATCCAACAGGAGTTCAAGGTGCAGGGACCCAAAAAAACAACATGGAGATCACCTGGACG CCTCTGAATGCAACTCAAGCTTATGGGCCCAACCTCAGGTACATTGTGAGATGGAGGCGGAGGGACCCCCGAGGGAGCTGGTACAACGAGACAGTGAAGGCACCGAGGCACGTCGTCTGGAACACACCCATCTACGTTCCCTACGAGATCAAAGTGCAGGCAGAGAATGACTTTGGTAGAGCACCGGAGCCTGACACTGTCATCGGCTATTCGGGGGAAGATT ATCCCAAGGCTGCGCCTACGGATGTTAGGATAAGAGTTTTAAACAGCACTGCCATTGCTCTGACCTGGACCCGAGTGCACCTGGACACCATCCAGGGACAGCTCAAGGAGTACAGA GCCTATTTCTGGAGAGACAGTAGTTTGCTGAAGAACCTGTGGGTCTCCAAAAAACGGCAGTATGTGAGTTTTCCTGGAGACCGAAACCGGGGCATAGTGTCCCGGCTGTTTCCTTACAGCAACTACAAGCTTGAGATGGTTGTAACCAACGGGCGAGGAGACGGGCCGCGCAGTGAAGTTAAGGAGTTCCCCACACCCGAAGGAG tgcccagctcccccaggtATTTAAGAATCCGACAGCCAAATCTGGAAAGCATCAATCTGGAGTGGGATCACCCAGAGCATCCCAACGGAGTCCTCACAGGATACAACCTTAGATATCAAGCCT tTAATGGAACCAAAACGGGCCGAACCCTGGTAGAGAACTTCTCTCCCAACCAGACAAGGTTCACCCTGCAGCGGACAGACCCCATCTCGCGCTATCGCTTCTTCCTGCGTGCACGGACCCaggtgggagaaggagaagccATAGTGGAGGAGTCGCCAGCTTTGCTGAACGAAG CCACGCCAACCCCAG ctgcaaCTGGGCTGCCTCCAACTACAATCGGTCTAACCAGTACTACTACAACAACCCCAACTACCACCACCACCGACACAACTACCACAACTACCGACACAACTACCACCGACAcaactaccaccaccaccaccacagccgCCACCACTCTACCCGCCACCACCGTCGCAAGCGCTACGGCAGCTACGGAGAGGGCTCCGGCAGCCACCACAAAGCAGGAGTTGG CTTATACCAAGAATCACGTGGACATCGCGACGCAGGGCTGGTTCATCGGGCTGATGTGTGCCATAGCTCTCCTGGTTCTCATCCTCCTGATAGTCTGCTTCATTAAGAGGAGCCGAGGCGGGAAATATCCAG TACGAGACAATAAAGACGAGCATCTCAATCCCGAAGACAAGAACGTAGAAGACGGCTCGTTCGACTACAGGTACGCTCCCGTTGGCATGTCCACCCCCGCCACCACGTCCCCCCCATCCGCCCCGCTCCCAGCCATCACGGACCTCACCGCGCTTCCCCTCCACATAACCGCAGCACCGCGGTGCCACGCAGCCTCCTCGATTAcccctcccaccttcctcctcctgcctcctgccctcggCAAGTCCTCTACCGAAGGAAACGCTCCCTGGAAGAGTAACAGGGCTGCGAGGATGCTGCCAAggtctcctcctttccctgtctCGGCCTGGAAGGATCAGTCCAGGCGGAGAGCCGGGGCTCTGGCATCAGCTACCCAGGACACAGCTGCAGGCCAACCCCGATGA
- the NFASC gene encoding neurofascin isoform X10, whose translation MVMQRHHLTRAGIALALCLHHLVSAIEVPLDSNIQSELPQPPTITKQSVKDYIVDPRDNIFIECEAKGNPVPTFSWTRNGKFFNVAKDPKVSMRRRSGTLVIDFHSGGRPEDYEGEYQCFARNDYGTALSSKIHLQVSKSPLWPKEKVDVIEVDEGAPLSLQCNPPPGLPSPVIFWMSSSMEPIHQDKRVSQGQNGDLYFSNVMLQDAQTDYSCNARFHFTHTIQQKNPYTLKVKTTRGITETTPSFMYPYGTSSSQMVLRGVDLLLECIASGVPAPDIMWYKKGGELPAGKTKLENFNKALRISNVSEEDSGEYFCLASNKMGSIRHTISVRVKAAPYWLDEPQNLILAPGEDGRLVCRANGNPKPAIQWLVNGEPIEASPPNPSREVAGDTIVFRDTQIGSSAVYQCNASNEHGYLLANAFVSVLDVPPRILAPRNQLIRVIQNNRTRLDCPFFGSPIPTLRWFKNGQGNTLDGGNYKAHENGSLEMNMARKEDQGIYTCVATNILGKAEAQVRLEVKDPTRIVRGPEDQVVKRGSMPRLHCRIKHDPTLKLTVTWLKDDAPLYMGNRMKKEDDGLTIYGVAEKDQGDYTCVASTELDKDSAKAYLTVLAVPANRLRDLPKERPDRPRDLELTDLAERSVRLTWIPGDDNNSPITDYIVQFEEDRFQPGMWHNHSRYPGSVNSAVLSLSPYVNYQFRVIAVNDVGSSLPSVPSERYQTNGARPEINPTGVQGAGTQKNNMEITWTPLNATQAYGPNLRYIVRWRRRDPRGSWYNETVKAPRHVVWNTPIYVPYEIKVQAENDFGRAPEPDTVIGYSGEDLPSSPRYLRIRQPNLESINLEWDHPEHPNGVLTGYNLRYQAFNGTKTGRTLVENFSPNQTRFTLQRTDPISRYRFFLRARTQVGEGEAIVEESPALLNEATPTPAATGLPPTTIGLTSTTTTTPTTTTTDTTTTTTDTTTTDTTTTTTTTAATTLPATTVASATAATERAPAATTKQELATNGSFIWDIRAMANSNWANITWSHNYSAGTDFVVKYITSNKTEKSIPVKAQTPSSVQLANLTPGMMYKLWVFPIWSSPSEHSYITFTTSSAYTKNHVDIATQGWFIGLMCAIALLVLILLIVCFIKRSRGGKYPVRDNKDEHLNPEDKNVEDGSFDYRYAPVGMSTPATTSPPSAPLPAITDLTALPLHITAAPRCHAASSITPPTFLLLPPALGKSSTEGNAPWKSNRAARMLPRSPPFPVSAWKDQSRRRAGALASATQDTAAGQPR comes from the exons TAATATCTTCATTGAATGTGAAGCCAAAGGGAACCCCGTTCCCAC TTTTTCCTGGACACGGAACGGGAAGTTCTTCAACGTGGCGAAGGACCCCAAGGTGTCCATGCGGCGGCGGTCGGGGACGCTGGTCATCGACTTCCACAGCGGGGGGCGGCCGGAGGACTACGAGGGCGAGTACCAGTGTTTCGCCCGGAACGACTACGGCACTGCTCTCTCCAGCAAAATCCACCTCCAGGTCTCTA AGTCTCCCCTGTGGCCCAAGGAGAAGGTGGATGTGATAGAGGTGGATGAAGGTGCTCCGCTCAGCCTGCAGTGCAACCCGCCGCCGGGCCTACCTTCTCCCGTCATCTTCTGGATGAGCAGCT CCATGGAGCCCATCCACCAGGACAAGCGCGTCTCCCAGGGCCAGAACGGCGACCTGTACTTCTCCAACGTCATGCTGCAGGATGCCCAGACCGACTACAGCTGCAACGCACGCTTCCACTTCACCCACACCATTCAGCAGAAAAACCCCTACACCCTCAAGGTGAAAACCA ccCGAGGGATTACGGAAACAACTCCCAGCTTCATGTATCCCTACGGGACCTCGAGCAGTCAGATGGTGCTGAGAGGGGTGGACCTCCTGCTGGAGTGCATTGCTTCAGGAGT ACCAGCACCAGACATCATGTGGTACAAGAAAGGAGGCGAGCTCCCAGCAGGCAAAACCAAGCTGGAAAACTTTAACAAGGCTCTTCGTATCTCCAACGTCTCTGAGGAAGACTCCGGGGAGTATTTCTGCTTGGCGTCAAACAAGATGGGCAGCATCCGCCACACGATCTCGGTGAGAGTGAAGG CTGCTCCATACTGGCTGGACGAACCACAAAACCTCATCCTGGCCCCCGGCGAGGACGGCCGGCTGGTGTGTCGAGCCAACGGGAACCCCAAGCCTGCGATCCAGTGGCTGGTGAACGGCGAGCCTATAGAAG CTTCTCCCCCCAACCCGAGCCGAGAGGTGGCTGGAGACACCATTGTATTTCGAGACACCCAGATCGGCAGCAGTGCTGTGTACCAATGCAATGCATCCAACGAGCACGGCTACCTTCTCGCCAACGCCTTTGTCAGCGTCCTGG ATGTGCCTCCACGGATACTGGCCCCCCGCAACCAGCTCATCAGGGTGATTCAAAACAACAGGACCCGACTCGACTGCCCCTTCTTTGGCTCGCCGATCCCCACCTTGAGATG GTTTAAGAACGGCCAGGGGAACACACTGGATGGAGGAAACTACAAGGCACATGAGAACGGGAGCTTGGAGATGAACATGGCTCGGAAGGAGGACCAGGGCATCTACACTTGTGTGGCTACCAACATCCTGGGGAAGGCGGAGGCCCAGGTTCGCCTGGAGGTCAAAG ACCCAACAAGGATCGTGAGGGGACCAGAAGATCAGGTGGTGAAGAGGGGCTCCATGCCTCGCCTCCACTGCCGCATAAAGCACGACCCGACGCTGAAACTCACCGTCACCTGGCTGAAAGACGATGCACCCCTGTACATGGGAAACAG GATGAAGAAGGAAGATGATGGTCTGACAATATATGGCGTGGCTGAGAAGGACCAAGGGGACTACACCTGCGTGGCTAGCACGGAGCTGGACAAGGACTCGGCTAAAGCGTACCTCACCGTACTAG CTGTCCCTGCTAACCGTTTGAGAGACTTACCTAAAG AACGACCCGACCGGCCCCGTGACTTGGAGCTGACAGACCTGGCCGAGAGGAGCGTGCGGCTGACGTGGATCCCCGGCGATGACAATAACAGCCCCATCACAG ACTACATCGTCCAGTTTGAGGAGGACCGGTTCCAACCTGGCATGTGGCACAACCACTCCAGGTACCCCGGGAGCGTCAACTCAGCCGTCCTGAGCCTCTCTCCTTACGTCAACTACCAGTTTCGGGTGATTGCGGTGAACGACGTGGGCAGCAGCCTGCCCAGTGTGCCCTCCGAACGCTACCAGACCAACGGGGCAC GTCCTGAAATTAATCCAACAGGAGTTCAAGGTGCAGGGACCCAAAAAAACAACATGGAGATCACCTGGACG CCTCTGAATGCAACTCAAGCTTATGGGCCCAACCTCAGGTACATTGTGAGATGGAGGCGGAGGGACCCCCGAGGGAGCTGGTACAACGAGACAGTGAAGGCACCGAGGCACGTCGTCTGGAACACACCCATCTACGTTCCCTACGAGATCAAAGTGCAGGCAGAGAATGACTTTGGTAGAGCACCGGAGCCTGACACTGTCATCGGCTATTCGGGGGAAGATT tgcccagctcccccaggtATTTAAGAATCCGACAGCCAAATCTGGAAAGCATCAATCTGGAGTGGGATCACCCAGAGCATCCCAACGGAGTCCTCACAGGATACAACCTTAGATATCAAGCCT tTAATGGAACCAAAACGGGCCGAACCCTGGTAGAGAACTTCTCTCCCAACCAGACAAGGTTCACCCTGCAGCGGACAGACCCCATCTCGCGCTATCGCTTCTTCCTGCGTGCACGGACCCaggtgggagaaggagaagccATAGTGGAGGAGTCGCCAGCTTTGCTGAACGAAG CCACGCCAACCCCAG ctgcaaCTGGGCTGCCTCCAACTACAATCGGTCTAACCAGTACTACTACAACAACCCCAACTACCACCACCACCGACACAACTACCACAACTACCGACACAACTACCACCGACAcaactaccaccaccaccaccacagccgCCACCACTCTACCCGCCACCACCGTCGCAAGCGCTACGGCAGCTACGGAGAGGGCTCCGGCAGCCACCACAAAGCAGGAGTTGG CCACCAATGGATCGTTCATATGGGACATAAGAGCTATGGCTAATAGTAACTGGGCAAACATCACCTGGAGCCACAATTACTCTGCAGGAACTGACTTTGTGGTTAAGTATATCACCA GTAACAAGACAGAGAAATCTATCCCTGTTAAAGCTCAGACCCCTTCCTCTGTGCAGCTGGCGAATCTGACGCCGGGAATGATGTACAAGCTGTGGGTGTTCCCCATATGGTCTAGCCCCAGCGAACACTCGTACATAACCTTTACCACCAGCTCAG CTTATACCAAGAATCACGTGGACATCGCGACGCAGGGCTGGTTCATCGGGCTGATGTGTGCCATAGCTCTCCTGGTTCTCATCCTCCTGATAGTCTGCTTCATTAAGAGGAGCCGAGGCGGGAAATATCCAG TACGAGACAATAAAGACGAGCATCTCAATCCCGAAGACAAGAACGTAGAAGACGGCTCGTTCGACTACAGGTACGCTCCCGTTGGCATGTCCACCCCCGCCACCACGTCCCCCCCATCCGCCCCGCTCCCAGCCATCACGGACCTCACCGCGCTTCCCCTCCACATAACCGCAGCACCGCGGTGCCACGCAGCCTCCTCGATTAcccctcccaccttcctcctcctgcctcctgccctcggCAAGTCCTCTACCGAAGGAAACGCTCCCTGGAAGAGTAACAGGGCTGCGAGGATGCTGCCAAggtctcctcctttccctgtctCGGCCTGGAAGGATCAGTCCAGGCGGAGAGCCGGGGCTCTGGCATCAGCTACCCAGGACACAGCTGCAGGCCAACCCCGATGA